One Gloeobacter morelensis MG652769 DNA window includes the following coding sequences:
- a CDS encoding aspartate kinase, producing MGLIVQKYGGTSVGSAERMRAVAERIARTHRQGHELVVVVSAMGHTTDALVKMACEMHSEPDPREMDMLLTTGEQQSVALLTMALHALGCKAISLTGAQVGVVTEPNHTRARIRRVQTGRINELLAAGYVLVVAGFQGICHSRFWEITTLGRGGSDTSAVALAAVLKANRCEIYTDVPGVLTTDPRLVKEAALLDEITSEEMLELASLGAQVLHPRAVEIARNYAVPLVVRSSWSDAPGTIVLSPRLPVDRAIDNLETERPVDAVYIDNHQAKIALLRVPDRPGVAAALFAHLAKAGIDVDLIIQSIHHPNSPEPTNDIAYTVQRQDLPAAVAASNTAAAELGGCAVVVDSAPTKVSIRGAGIIGRPGVVAQMFKALAEAGINIQMISTSEISLSCVIAGDLAAKAGEVLCRQFGLRAPVYEDPPVLSAVRPAVQAVRGVALDPDQAQVAILQIPDRPGVAAAIFECLAHEGIAVDMIVQSQRGADTNDIGFTVSRSAVRSAQRALDSLCSGFAGCGGVVVRESVAKLSLVGAGIVGTPGVAAHMFETLAALGTNIEMISTSTIKVSCIVEAARCEASLKAVHRAFGLGSAAIVAVEGRSS from the coding sequence GTGGGTCTCATCGTTCAGAAGTACGGCGGCACATCGGTGGGCAGCGCCGAACGGATGCGCGCGGTCGCTGAGCGCATTGCCCGCACCCACCGCCAGGGCCACGAACTGGTGGTGGTCGTCTCGGCGATGGGCCACACCACCGACGCCCTGGTCAAAATGGCCTGCGAGATGCACAGCGAGCCGGACCCGCGCGAGATGGACATGCTGCTCACCACCGGCGAGCAGCAGAGCGTGGCGCTACTGACCATGGCGCTGCACGCCTTGGGTTGCAAGGCGATTTCGCTGACCGGTGCCCAGGTGGGTGTCGTCACCGAGCCCAACCACACCCGGGCACGCATCCGCAGGGTACAGACAGGCCGCATCAACGAGCTTCTCGCTGCCGGGTACGTGCTGGTGGTGGCCGGCTTTCAGGGCATTTGCCACTCGCGCTTTTGGGAAATTACGACGCTGGGCCGGGGCGGGTCTGACACCAGCGCCGTGGCTCTCGCGGCCGTGCTCAAGGCCAACCGCTGCGAAATTTATACCGACGTGCCGGGGGTGCTCACCACCGATCCGCGCCTGGTAAAAGAGGCCGCCTTGCTCGATGAGATTACCAGCGAGGAGATGCTGGAATTGGCGAGCCTGGGTGCCCAGGTGCTCCATCCGCGCGCCGTCGAGATTGCCCGCAACTACGCGGTGCCGTTGGTGGTCCGCTCCAGCTGGAGCGACGCCCCCGGTACGATCGTGCTCTCGCCGCGGTTGCCGGTGGATCGGGCTATCGACAACTTAGAGACCGAACGGCCCGTGGACGCGGTCTACATCGACAACCACCAGGCCAAAATTGCCCTGTTGCGCGTGCCCGACCGCCCCGGCGTGGCGGCGGCTTTGTTTGCTCACCTGGCAAAAGCCGGTATCGATGTGGATCTGATCATCCAGTCGATTCACCACCCCAACTCCCCGGAACCGACCAACGATATCGCCTATACCGTCCAGCGCCAGGATCTGCCGGCTGCCGTCGCCGCCAGTAATACCGCCGCCGCCGAACTGGGCGGCTGTGCGGTGGTAGTGGATTCGGCTCCTACCAAAGTGAGTATCCGCGGCGCGGGGATCATCGGTCGTCCGGGGGTGGTGGCCCAGATGTTCAAAGCCCTCGCCGAAGCGGGCATCAACATCCAGATGATCTCGACCTCCGAAATCAGCCTCAGCTGCGTGATCGCAGGCGATCTGGCCGCAAAGGCGGGCGAGGTGCTCTGCCGCCAGTTCGGCCTGCGCGCGCCGGTTTACGAAGATCCGCCGGTGCTGAGCGCCGTCCGCCCGGCCGTCCAGGCGGTGCGCGGCGTGGCTCTCGATCCTGACCAGGCCCAGGTGGCGATTTTGCAGATTCCCGACCGGCCGGGGGTGGCGGCGGCTATCTTCGAATGTCTGGCCCACGAAGGCATCGCCGTCGATATGATCGTCCAATCGCAGCGCGGGGCCGACACCAACGACATCGGCTTTACGGTCAGCCGCTCCGCCGTTCGCTCGGCCCAACGCGCCCTCGATTCTTTGTGCTCGGGCTTCGCGGGCTGTGGCGGGGTGGTCGTGCGCGAATCGGTGGCCAAACTCAGCCTGGTGGGAGCGGGCATCGTCGGCACCCCAGGGGTGGCCGCCCACATGTTCGAGACGCTTGCAGCCCTGGGCACCAACATCGAGATGATCTCCACCTCAACCATCAAAGTGAGCTGTATCGTGGAGGCCGCACGCTGCGAAGCTTCTCTCAAGGCGGTACATCGGGCCTTCGGCCTGGGCAGCGCAGCGATAGTCGCGGTGGAAGGCCGTAGTAGCTAA
- a CDS encoding diflavin flavoprotein, protein MQQTIQKRLTVQCGEIAPETVAMRCLDWDRDRFDIEFGLQNGTTYNSYLIEGAQVALVDTSHEKFRSLYLDLLTGHIDPKRIDYLVISHTEPDHSGLVADVLALAPQATVVASRMALQFLANMVHRRFPQRAVKSGDTLDLGGGHVLEFVSAPNLHWPDTMFTFDRGTGVLYTCDAFGMHYCNDRMFDDDLAAIEPDYRFYYECLMAPNARSVLTALKRMEPLGEVVAIATGHGPLLKWHLGELVDRYRRWSQEQSESTTSVAVFYISDYGYSDRLAQAIAQGITKSHVAAELVDLRATPLAELQEIVRQSAGVVIGTPPTAGSAAQATQAALGVILANVKEKQAFGIYEACGGFDEPAFPLSSRFTDLGLVRAFPPIRIPGREGVQGQGEASGTPTPALYKLCEESGTDLAQWLSRDRTVQQMKAVAVGLDKAMGRLSGGLYVLTAAKGELKGAMLASWVNQASFAPLGVTIAVAKDRAIEALMQVGDMFALNVLEEGKYAPLMRHFLKRFAPGEDRFVGVETLTGTGGTPILADALAYMECRVASRMECSDHWLVYGVVEDGRVSNLEGLTAVHHRKVGNHY, encoded by the coding sequence ATGCAGCAGACGATCCAAAAACGGCTGACGGTTCAGTGCGGGGAGATTGCTCCCGAGACGGTGGCGATGCGCTGTCTCGACTGGGATCGCGATCGCTTCGACATCGAATTTGGGCTGCAAAACGGCACGACCTACAACTCGTATCTGATCGAGGGCGCGCAGGTAGCGCTGGTGGATACCAGCCACGAAAAGTTTCGCTCTCTTTATTTGGATCTGCTCACAGGCCACATCGATCCGAAGCGGATCGACTATCTGGTGATCAGCCACACCGAACCTGACCACAGCGGTCTGGTGGCGGATGTGCTGGCGCTCGCGCCCCAGGCGACGGTGGTCGCTTCGCGCATGGCGCTGCAGTTTCTGGCGAACATGGTGCACCGCCGCTTTCCGCAGCGGGCGGTCAAAAGCGGCGACACCCTCGATCTGGGGGGCGGGCACGTGCTCGAATTCGTCTCCGCCCCGAATTTGCATTGGCCCGATACGATGTTCACGTTCGACCGGGGCACGGGGGTACTTTATACCTGCGACGCTTTTGGGATGCATTACTGCAACGATCGGATGTTTGACGACGATCTGGCTGCTATCGAGCCCGATTACCGCTTTTATTACGAGTGCTTGATGGCCCCCAACGCCCGCTCGGTGCTCACCGCCCTCAAACGGATGGAGCCTCTGGGGGAGGTTGTTGCGATTGCCACCGGCCACGGGCCGCTGCTCAAGTGGCACCTGGGCGAACTGGTCGACCGCTACCGCCGCTGGAGCCAGGAGCAGAGTGAGTCGACCACCAGCGTCGCGGTTTTCTATATCTCGGACTACGGCTACAGCGACCGGCTCGCCCAGGCAATCGCCCAGGGGATCACCAAGTCCCATGTCGCCGCCGAACTGGTGGACCTGCGCGCCACGCCCCTTGCTGAGCTCCAGGAAATCGTCCGTCAGAGCGCCGGGGTGGTCATCGGCACTCCCCCCACGGCGGGGTCGGCCGCCCAGGCGACCCAGGCGGCTTTGGGCGTGATTCTGGCCAACGTCAAAGAAAAGCAGGCTTTTGGTATCTACGAGGCCTGTGGCGGCTTCGACGAGCCCGCCTTTCCGCTGTCGAGCCGATTTACCGACCTGGGTCTGGTGCGGGCCTTTCCGCCCATCCGCATCCCGGGGCGCGAAGGTGTGCAAGGACAAGGCGAAGCGTCGGGCACGCCTACCCCGGCTCTCTACAAACTGTGCGAAGAGTCGGGGACCGACCTGGCCCAGTGGCTCAGCCGCGATCGCACCGTGCAGCAGATGAAGGCGGTGGCGGTCGGCCTCGACAAGGCGATGGGTCGTCTGTCGGGCGGGTTGTACGTACTCACCGCCGCCAAAGGTGAACTCAAAGGCGCCATGCTCGCCTCCTGGGTCAACCAGGCGAGCTTTGCGCCCCTGGGCGTCACGATCGCCGTCGCCAAGGACCGGGCTATCGAGGCGCTGATGCAGGTGGGCGACATGTTTGCGCTCAATGTGCTCGAAGAAGGTAAGTACGCGCCGCTGATGCGCCACTTCCTGAAGCGCTTTGCCCCGGGTGAAGATCGCTTCGTGGGTGTGGAAACGCTCACCGGCACAGGCGGTACACCAATCCTGGCCGATGCCCTCGCCTACATGGAATGCCGGGTCGCCAGCCGCATGGAGTGCTCCGATCACTGGCTGGTCTACGGCGTGGTTGAGGATGGCCGCGTCTCCAACCTGGAGGGACTGACCGCCGTTCACCACCGCAAAGTCGGCAACCACTATTGA